In Pseudomonas sp. R76, one genomic interval encodes:
- a CDS encoding lytic polysaccharide monooxygenase auxiliary activity family 9 protein — translation MNKPQTQTPLRHGRVTSPSSRGAVAVDLGLLGTWQVNEMEGGKNFPALVAGPFPAPYQTDSDSVTPPADGFILSGGKTDARDCINFTDEEMASKLNRAFTWPLLNVDPGQTFKVTWEYTAAHTTRGYRWLITKDGWDPKQRITRAQLETQPFAEDFYTQVPYYSHAGELKAKVNHEVKLPANKKGRHVIVLMWIVANTGNAFYQAFDVDFK, via the coding sequence ATGAATAAACCACAAACCCAGACACCTCTTCGCCATGGTCGTGTCACGTCCCCTTCCAGCCGTGGCGCAGTCGCCGTGGATCTCGGCCTGCTGGGTACCTGGCAGGTCAATGAAATGGAAGGCGGCAAGAACTTTCCGGCACTGGTTGCCGGCCCGTTCCCGGCGCCTTATCAAACCGACAGTGACAGCGTCACCCCACCAGCCGACGGCTTCATCCTCAGCGGCGGCAAGACCGATGCCCGTGACTGCATCAACTTCACAGACGAGGAAATGGCCAGCAAGCTCAACCGCGCCTTCACCTGGCCGCTGCTCAATGTCGACCCGGGTCAGACCTTCAAGGTCACCTGGGAATACACCGCGGCGCACACCACCCGTGGCTATCGCTGGCTGATCACCAAGGATGGCTGGGATCCGAAACAGCGCATCACCCGTGCACAACTGGAAACCCAGCCGTTCGCCGAAGACTTCTATACCCAGGTGCCGTACTACAGCCATGCAGGCGAACTGAAGGCCAAGGTCAATCATGAAGTGAAACTGCCGGCCAACAAAAAGGGCCGGCACGTGATCGTATTGATGTGGATCGTCGCCAACACCGGCAACGCCTTCTATCAAGCCTTCGACGTGGACTTCAAATAA